In Suncus etruscus isolate mSunEtr1 chromosome 9, mSunEtr1.pri.cur, whole genome shotgun sequence, the genomic window TCCTTCATGGAGGGATGTCCCTGGCCTTCTCTTATTCATTCAGCTTAATTTTACTGCTGCCTGGTCTATGCCAAGTCCTGTCCTGAGTGCAAAGATAAAGAGAGGAATCAGACACAGTCCTTACCTTCCAGGAATCGAGAAGAAAGACAGAAGTGTTGAGATCACACATTGTATCttataaaaagaaatctattgtgactagagctaaaaaaaaacaaagtacagAAAGACAAGTCAGGCAGATTCAGCCATCAAGGACTTTGAAGCCTAAAAGGGTAAAGCAAACAATATAACATGATAGTATGTGGTATGGGCCAAAACAGGAACTCAGACTGAGCACTTTGGCTGGGAAAAAGACGACGTTATCTGATGATTAAGCAGTGGGGGAAGAGGCTCTCCATCTCCCCCGAGACTGAGCAGCTGGCTTTAGACCAGAGTAGAGACAATGACCTGGAGGTGGCGGGGATACTGTGCAGCCTCAGGCTCACCTGGCTCCCCCAGGCTACTCGAGAGGCAAAGCGGGGGTCTTTTCTCTGTGGCTGCAGAAAATTTGAGACTGGTGAATGGGAGAAACAAGTCCAAATAATGCATCCAAGTAACAAGAATCTGAGGTAGAATGTAGGATGCCAGAAGCTAAGGAGAATCTGCGAGATTAGCAGGAAGAATGGATGGAAAGCATGTCTGAGTAATTCTGAAGCATTAAGCTCCTCACAATACCTTCCCACATCTGTGTGctgaaaagtattaaaattattaagcATATTATTTAAGAACAGGGTGGTGGCATTGAAGAGCCAAGGACCACAACCTATGGGGTCCTCTTTTGATGCCTCCAAATGGCAGACCTGCAGTctgctttcctcttttcttcacaGCTACCACCTCCTCTAGCTTTTCCATTCTGCCACCTGAAGGTGGATGAAATAATCTCAGCTAAGGAACTAGTTGCATGCTCAAGTTTCCAAGGCCCTAAAAACCAGAGGTTATTTGGCACAAGGAGTGGAGTTGTATTTGTTGGTCACCTGAAATAAGAATAAGTTGGAAAGTTTCAAGTTGCCTAGTTGGTGAGAATTATATGCAGACTAATTTGCTGGCATGCACAGGCCTTTCCCTTTCTCTGGTTAAGTACACTGATCCAGCATGTTGTCATTTCTTCACAGCAACCATCACCTACACTACTACCTTTTTTACTAGAAACCTCATCTCATTCTCCTCCTAAATGTGTCAGGACCCTTATCTGCAATTCCTTTCCTTCACAGCTACCATCACCTACTCCACGTTTCTCCTCTCTCTAATGTTCATTCTGAGTcccttttttgccatttgtaaaGTAAGCAAATTTGCCCTTAAGTGTTTCACTGTGAAATATGAGGTGAGGAAAGAGGAGGGCAACATAGATTAGGCGGAGACATGGGTACTGTTAGGGGACACAGTAACCCACAAGAGCACATGAAATCTCTTTCCTGACTGCCTTTTTTGGATGGTCCTATTCTCTAGCCCTGGTCTAGAACTTAGGTATCTACTCAAATGCCTATCTTTTTGAGGATGTCATGTTCAGGGAGATTTTGCTAAACAAGTAGCTTCTACTACTCACAGCAGAATCACCCTTTTAATTGTCTCCCCTTCTCTTTGCCCTTCCTGAACCACAAACTCCACTCACTAACCCTATATCCTTATCTACATGGGAATGAGGCTGAGGTCTATTCTTGTGCCCCGACCTATGGGGCTTAGTTATTCTTGGGTGTGGGGTGGATCCAGCCTGGAAGAGAATGGGGGGTAAAGAGAAGGGAGGAGACCAAGTAAAAATGTCTTATCAAGGTCCAATTTTATTAGCCAGCAGGCTCTTCTCATATGCAGAAACTTTCAGGGGAGGAGGGTAGGCAGGATGGAACAGCCCACATGACAAACAGCTTTACAAAGAACATCTTGTGATTAATCTCTATAAGCCAGGCATGTAACACTTTGCATACCTATCTGTACACTGTGGTACAGGAATGGTCTGTTCTTTACTTAGAATTTGCTGAAGCATTAAACTGTCACTAGCTTTCTCAAATATTTAACAGAGGGCCTTGAGAATTTTTCTTTTGGCTCCAAGGCTTAAACAATGGCCAATGCTTCAGGTCACGTACACATGTCACACAAGAACAACTGTCCTGTTAGACTCCATCTTAGCTCTGGCTCCCCACATGCTTGCAATTGACTGCATGTAGAGATACGTATTCGTTATTTTACTCAACAAGTGAAAGGTTCTACAAAGCAGAGTAAAGGTACTATTTAGTACACTACAAGAAACCACAAGTTATTTCTAACCAGGGAGTGGCAATATAAAAGCATTTAGCATTTTTCAAAGGCACttgagaaatatttaaggcacagtCAGATGATCTTAATTAATTGTAGCATGAATGGTTAACAGGTTACTGGTATATATAGAAGTGCTAAGGAAATCTTTAAGAGTCATTCTAAGCCACAGACTAAAGTTATATACAGAAGAAGTGATATCTCTATTATCATTCTGTAGCTGTCCCAACTGTTGCACCTGCAACCCCAAGCCTTAAAGGCCACATGCTATGACCAAGAAGTCATCATGATCATCATGATCTCCATGGTCATGAGTCAACAGAAGATATATTTACCGATATTAACTTGAGGCATTTTCTCCTAAAACAGCAGGGAAAAATCCTCCATAATTTTCCCATCATAAACCTTGCTGtaggaaaaatgaagataaagGCAGCACCAATGTGGCATCACTTAAGAGAGCCAGCACTGGCAAAGATCAGCCCTGAAACTATTAACACAGTAGTGTTCCTATGTCACAGATATTGATTTCAGAGATTTGGGGGTTCATAGATATTCCTAGTGGGTTAAGGAGCAGATGAAGTCAGGAAGACCAGGATAATATtctcaggaaaacaaaagctgaAGGAAAACCAGTAGCCTTGACTGCTATGAAGATTTAAGTGGCATAGAGCTGCCTTTCCACTAACAGCCCAGCAAACTCTCCCATTAACCACTGATTGTTGCAATAACTGGTACTTAtactattcaggataattcttcctTGCTTATGCTTGTCCCATCTGGGCAGAAAGTGCCTGTGGATTGGCCCCTAACACTTCCTGTTCTCCATCCTTAAGGGCAGTCCTACTCTAATAAAAACTTCACGTCAGACAGACTTCTGGTTTCAGTCTCACAGGTAGCCTGTCTGCCTGCTGGTACTCTTTGCCTGCTTGtagaaagcttgtggtggaagtgcCTTAATGTTTGACCCCCTCCTAACCTGTGTTGGCTTTGTTACCAGACCTGCATTCTCCAATCCATCCAGAATTGGGGAATGAAGCTTCCACTACAACTCATTTCTTGCATTTTCTCTCCAAGCCCCACAAATTGTGAGATCCTTGAGGCAGAAATAGTGGAAAGTTTTGTCCAAGGTTTGAAGTCCTAACCTACAGTCTTTCCCTATCAAAATTCACATTAAGAGATGTGATTATTAAGAGAATATTAAGTGATTTAAGTGATGTATTATTCATTCTTTCACATAAATAATATGGTGAGAAACAGTGAGTCACAATATTAAGAACCATTGCCACTAAGTTTCTCCTTTACCCCCAAGGAAATAATGCTTTCCTGAGCCAAGAAAAGGGAGAGCAGAGCTACAAAAGCTTAAAAAAGGTGGATGACCTCTTAAGCTTTTATAGGATTCTGCTTCGTCTAGTTCTCTAGAATATAGAGCCTATGAAACTCTGAGCGTAATTAAAAGGCATGGgtgtttttgttattaaaaaacagaaccatgggacctgagagatagcatggaggaaaggcatttgcctttcatgcagaatgacggtagttcgaatcccagcatcccatatggtcccccgtgcctgccaggggcgattttctgagcatggagccaggagtaacccctgagcgctgctgggtgtgacccaaaaacaaacaaacaaaaagaaccatttGGACCTTCATTCAACTGTATTTTTGGATGAGTTATGAGTCTCTGACAAGATGCGTCTTCTGGTATCAGTCTCAGACAAAGCCAACCCTTGCTGATCAAAGAACACAAAAGGAGctctgtttccatttttttttttttttttggtcacacccggcagtgctcaggaattgctcctggcaggctcaggggaccatatgggatgtcgggattcgaaccacagaccttctgcatgaaaggcaaacgccttaactccatgctatctctccaaccatgTTTCCTTATGGGAAGAAAGACAGAAGTCATAGCCAATCCTCTCATGTCACAAATGGAGATTTTAGAGATCAGATGACATTGTCCAAGGTTCAAAGCCAGCTAGTTGCACAGTCGGGATCACAGTGTGGCCTGCTAGTCCTGTTCAGTGCTCTTTTGCCTGCAGAAGCTACTGCAAAATTTTCACTTTGCTCTTCGGAAAAGAAGTGATAAGTAGGGGACAGAATATTTGTTTTGGTTGTCTGTGAGTGTCAGCAACCTCTGCTGCACTGGCTTccttccctaccccttccatagtTCCCCGTCTTGGAAAAGGCACATCCCATATCAAGCTCTGAACTGCCTCAGAGTTTCTTATCAGTTTGGATAGTTTGTTTACACATGACTCAAGATCTCTTGGTCTGTAAACAGGCGAAAACCAATCTTTTCACACTCTTGCTCAATCCCACACTCAAACAAGCACCCAAATAAACCCTCCTTGTCCACAGTAGCCAGATCAGAATAGCCAGAGGGTCCCCAGTACAGGACCCAGGGATCGGACCAGGAAGTAGCCTCCAAAGGAGTCCGGTTGAGGTAGATGCCCAAGTCAACCCTCTGTGTCTTACTGGTTGGGTGTGAAAACAAAAGCCACATTTCAGTTCCAGCTTCCCTCTGTGACTTGTCGAGCAGATGGTGTGGCTTCTCGGTAGAAGAGTCTTTGTCCCTAGAGTTCTGGAACTCCTGTAGGTGCTCCCGTGGTTGGAAACTCACCACACTGCCCTGACAGCCATGCGGGGGCTCCAAAAGCAGTTGGTTCAGGACTTGACTCTGAAAGCTTTCACCGTTGTCAGTGCTGACTGCTTCTGCCCTATACCTCTTTCGTGTCCGGGCACTGCAGTACAATACTGGGTGGCCAGTTTTCCCAGTCACCTCTGCCACTTGGCACTCCCCTGTTACTAAGGACTGAAGGAACTGGCCATGGTGCCAAGTAGCACCTAGGTCATCACTATAGATCATCAGGGAATGGGGCTTGGTGGTACATGGCACTGAAAAATGACAGCACCAGTGGGTGATGTAGTAGGCATAGGCAGGGATGACCAGCCTTCCTGACTGCAGCTGAACACCATGACCTGGGCCCACAGCAAATGTTGCCCAATTCTTCACCTCAGATCCAATGACCTCTGACGTCAGATCCCTCACTTTACCCCACGAACGGCCATGATCCTCACTACAGATGACGCAGAGGCGGGCTGCATTCCTGCCTGACAGGATCTGTTGTTGCTCAGTAACATGGTCACACACACAGGTGAAGAAGAGGTACACACGGCCATGCTGCTTCTCCCACACCGGACAGGGGTTCATGGTCCGATACCCAGGTAATGTGGCTTCCATTAGAGGTGTCAGGGGTCCCCACTGGACAAGAGAAATGAGGAGAGAACAGGTGTGAGAGACTAATAAATACAAAGATATATTTCATTTCAAAGCATTAGCATTTGTCCAAGATTATAAATAGTACCAAAAATAACTGTAATGgcccaaatattttataattattattttggttttggggccatacttggcaattctcagggattactcctggatctaatcAGGAATTCtcttggcggtgcttagggggaccatatggatgctagatatcaaacctggactggccatgtgcaaatcaatagtacaccctacctgctgtactaatatCAATCTAGCTCCAACTAATTCTAAAACATTATAAATCCGTAAAGCAGCAATGCTTTGGTATATGCTATCCTCTTTGTCTAGAATATTCTTTCTCACTTTGTCTAGATACCTAATTCATTTTCCAGCCTCAAAGTCGTCTTCTTTATGAAGTTGCCATGAAACTCCTCTCCCCTTCAAAGGTAACTAAGTGACTTTCTCTTCATAAATTCAGAAAACTTATAACAGTTGGTACAAAAGAAAATTTGCAATGTTATATGTAACTGGTTTCCTACTTGTCAAGCCTGTTAGGCTTAGAAACCAAATTATTCTAAGTTTGCATATCTGTGCCTAGTCTTGAAAGGAgccaaataaacattttatttatttttattttaatttattgtttgattcattgattgattggtttctgggccacacccagtgaagctcaggggtcttcctggttctgcactcagaaattgtccctggcaggctgggggaccatatgggatgctgggaatcaaactgggtcccttctgggtcacccacatgcaaggcaaatgccctacagctgtactatctctctggcccgaaataaatatttttataacaacgAAAAACATGgagtagcacagcagatagagtacTTTGGCACTGTATCAGTCCTGTCATTGcactggtcccccaaacacttccaggGGTGCAGCTACCAAACATTATGCCAGAGGTAGTCCCTAAATACGACTTGGATATAGCctcaaatgtaaaacaaaaaagaaaatacaaacatgAAAGTTTGAGGCAAAGGGAAATTTAATACTAACACCCCCTTTTCTCTATTACCTGAGAGAGGaaattataacataattaaaatctCAAGGGCTAATAGCCCAAAGGGCTAGCTAGTACACATGCTTTTTATTCTGAAGACTGGTTTAATTCCAAAACACCTTTGGTACCCTTAAAAACAAGTATtaagtatggggctggagtgatagtactgtagtagggcatttgccttgcatgtggctgacccaggatagacctgggttcgatccccagagtcctatatggtcccccaagacaggagtgatttctgagcacatagccaggagtaacccaagtgttactaggtgtgccccaaaaaactaacaaacaaaaaacaaatattaagtaTGGTATCAAGTCCTAACCCTGTCTTCATCAGTCATTGAATTACCTTGGGCATGTACTTAATCATATTTTACCTTGATTCTTTCACAGTTAACTGGAAGAAGTAATATACAGAGTATATTACTCTGagttttaatattacttttaagTTTTGAGAAGAGTTTTGAAGACAGAAAGGGACAATGTCTACTCAGACTTATTACAAAGAAAGATAATAGTAATATGTTTTTAAGATATAAGAAATTAGTAAGAAAATTTccataaattggggccagagaaatagcacagcagtagggcgtatgccttgcatgtggctgacctgggactgacctgggttccgatacctgacatcccatttggtccctagtggccgccaggggtgatttctgagtcagagccaggagtaacccctgagcactgctaggtgtggccccaaacaaaacaaaacaaaacaagaaccacacacaaacacacaaaattcCAGAAATTAATAGAAAAGAGCAAGATCaactttcagaaataaaaattcaaaatattcagtctctttctccctctcctctagAGAAACCCAGTCTCTTTTAAATGTTTAActgtttttctgtctctgtctgtatcTCTCCTCCATCCCCTGCCCCCCAATAAAACTACTTTACTgttctcctcctgaaattctttccaAGGAAAGATGACAAACCTAGAAATGTGGCCTGACAATCTCTTTCCCACAGGAGCTCCTTGCTCCAGCCTGAGTCCACTGCTCTCCCTGAGTCCACTGTTCCCCTGCTGTGGAGCTCAAGAAGTCTTTGGGGGTAGCTTGAGATCTGCCGGCCTAGAGGGATTGGTGGGACACTGGCATCTGTTTTATGCAGGGTTTGCAGTTGACCTGACTGACCACTTCCTCTCAGGCACTTCTGGGGCGGTCAAGATGGACCTAAAAGAGAGGCAGTAGTATCTGTTTCTCAGGGCCATTACCTAACCACTCACTTTACCCAAGTCACCCATATCATTCAGTGAAATGCAACATTTTCACAAGCTACCCAGGAGTTCTCCTTTTGGTGAGCCACTTTTCCCACCTGTATCAGGATGATCTCAAAAATACaatgataaaattttttaatatatttttgttttgttttgttttttaattctgaggaattactctggctctgcactcaggaattagctCCTAGGGGGGCTTGAGGGCTCCATATggaatacctgggattgaacccaagttggctgcatgcaaggcacaccctaccaactgtatgtattattgctccagctcctgaagTAAATAAGTGagcaaaacaaaatacagaacAGAATGATACTTCTTACATCAcacatgtatattaaaatatttttaattatttcagccATATTTTGCAGTCCTTTTCCCCTCAGACTTTCTCTGTTAAATCTCAAGGAAATAGCTGGATGGCTGAGGAACTGAACAACATCTTTCACCATATAACAGCCTTTGGAGGACAAAAATTAGAGGCTCTGGTAAAACCAGAGTTAAACCATTGAGTTAAACCCTTCTATGTTAAACCTTGAAAGAGTGAAACCCAGATATCACggtaaaacaacaaaattagctATTACAATTGAGACAGGCAGGTAGATATTTGGAAGGCTTCAGTAGTGAGGATTTTTGGTATATGATTTAAAGAAGTTGCCCTGTCATCAGTCCTGATGTAACAATATCTCTTTTGATGCTCAAATACTGAGCTCTTTGGAaatacaaaaaatgaacaaatcaaaaaagaaattgccaatAATTGAAGTCCTAAAATCAATTCTGAGTATTAATTCTTTGAAAAAGGATACTCAGATTCCAGAATAGTTTTCAAGGGACCAGAAACCAAATCAGGACAATCAGACCTAAGTCGTCTCTAGTAGAACTAAGCTGTTGAGTATAGAACAAAAGAAGATAGAGAGGACAACGATATCAAAGAgcatttgtttttcagaaaggggCTTTAGATATGTATACAATAAGGCACAAGAAGATCAATTGGACATTATAGATACATATAGATTGTCTTATTAAAAAAACacagacaaggggccagagacaaagcatagcggtaaggcctttgccttgcacgcagccaacataggacagaccctggtttaaatcccggcatctcatatggtcccccaggcctgccaggagtgacttctgagtgcagagccagagtaactcctgagcaccactgggtgtgagcccaaaacaaaacaaaaaaccaaactgaGCTATAGAAGAATTAGAAGAACCATCTGAGACTATCAAGTATCCAAGGTCAGTAAATAAAcagtaggctttttttttttttttggtttttgtgccacacctctcggtgcttaggggttactcctgactctacactcagaaattactcctggaagtgctcagaactattggaatgcagagattgaacccaagtcagtcaccTCCAAGgcaactaccatattttccggcgtataagacgacttttgaaacaaaaaagaagtcaaccaaaaatcgggggtcatcttatacgctgagtatatcccaaaaaatgtttcaatatgccactaaacgaaaattgtcagaatattgccacaaaacgaattttccaactcgatcctgcaccaatcactgctaggctgctcagactgcctctctaactcagccaatccaagcgggctttttatgcatgcaaattagacaatgttctggaccgaatctacactgtaaaaagcctgctcaaattggccagagtcagaggggaagtctattacagtataacctttgaacctttgcttgctgtgattggctcactgtggtacatagagttgcagcacaggaacactctgtcttatacagcaaatataggcctaaacctatgttttaactgtaaaattagggggtcgtcttatatgcctggtCGTCTaaatatgccggaaaatacggtaaataccCTGGCCTGCTCTAGCCCCAGTAGGTCTTTCTTGATTCCAAAGCCATTGTCTAAAATATTAATAGCTATAAAAGGAATATAGATTTCTATACtggtgttctatatatcttatggttttggggctgatatcgaggtctttaatccatttggattttacctttgtacatgatgttagctgggggtctaagtttaattttttgcaagtggctatccaattgtgccaacaccacttgttgaagaggctttccctgctccatttaggatttcctgctcctttatcaaaaattagatggttgtatctctggggaacattttctgagtattcaagcctattccactgatctgaggacctatccttattccaataccatgctgttttgataactgttgctttgtagtacagtttaaagttgggaaaagtaattcctcccatattctttttcccaatgattgctttagctattcgagggtgtttattgttccaaatgaatttcaaaagtgtctgatccacttctttgaagaatgtcatgggtatctttagagggatggcattaaatctgtataatgccttggggagtattgacattttgatgatgttaatcctgccaatccatgagcagggtatgtgtttccatttccgtgtgtcctctcttatttcttggagcagagttttatagttttctttgtataggtccttcacatatttagtcaagttgattccaagatatttgagtttgtgtggtactattgtgaatggggttgttttctctacaggacattacaggcatcttcaaggaggaaactgcactctccaagcaagtgaaagcagagattaacagatgggaatatattaagctgagaagcttctgcacctcaaaggaaatagtgcccaggatacaagagccacccactgagtgggagaaactattcacccaatacccatcagataaggggctaatctccaaaatatacaaggcactgacagaactttacaagaaaaaaacatctaaccccatcaaaaaatggggagaagaaatgaacagacactttgacaaagaagaaatacgcatggccaaaagacacatgaaaaaatgttccacatcactaatcatcagggagatgcaaatcaaaacaacgatgagataccacctcacaccccagagaatggcacacatcacaaagaatgagaataaacagtgttggcggggatgtggagagaaaggaactcttatccactgctggtgggaatgctgtctagttcaacctttatggaaagcgatatggagattcctccaaaaactggaaatcgagctcccatacgatccagctataccactcctaggaatataccctaggaacacaaaaatacaatacaaaaaccccttccttacacctatattcattgcagctctatttaccatagcaagactctggaaacaaccaagatgcccttcaacagatgaatggctaaagaaactgtggtacatatacacaatggaatattatgcagctgtcaggagagatgaagtcatgaaattttcctatacatggatgtacatggaatctattatgctgagtgaaataagtcagagagagagagaaaaacgcagaatggtctcactcatctatgggttttaagaaaaatgaaagacacccttgtaataataattttcagacacaaaagagaaaagagctggaagttccagctcacctcaggaagctcaccacaaagagtgatgagtttagttagagaaataactacattttgaactgtcctaatattgagaatgtatgagggaaatgtagagcctgtttagggtacaggcgggggttgggtggggaggagggtgatttgggacttgggtgatgggaatgttgcactggtgatgggtggtgttccttttatgactgaaacccaaaca contains:
- the NEU3 gene encoding sialidase-3, which gives rise to MEKPGVSAEVLEEVSSISSSSPLFLQEDKKGITYRIPALLYMPPVRTFLAFAEKRSTIRDSDALHLVLRRGLLKGRSVQWGPLTPLMEATLPGYRTMNPCPVWEKQHGRVYLFFTCVCDHVTEQQQILSGRNAARLCVICSEDHGRSWGKVRDLTSEVIGSEVKNWATFAVGPGHGVQLQSGRLVIPAYAYYITHWCCHFSVPCTTKPHSLMIYSDDLGATWHHGQFLQSLVTGECQVAEVTGKTGHPVLYCSARTRKRYRAEAVSTDNGESFQSQVLNQLLLEPPHGCQGSVVSFQPREHLQEFQNSRDKDSSTEKPHHLLDKSQREAGTEMWLLFSHPTSKTQRVDLGIYLNRTPLEATSWSDPWVLYWGPSGYSDLATVDKEGLFGCLFECGIEQECEKIGFRLFTDQEILSHV